The Devosia sp. SD17-2 genome includes a region encoding these proteins:
- a CDS encoding PIG-L family deacetylase: MLPDRDRLRRRATQPRSVALHRALGRLRSTVTVMNTGAHPDDEHNDMLATLRHQHGARIIVACSTRGEGGQNTLGPERLGPLGVLRSREMEKAARVIDADIAWLGHGPDDPVHDFGFSKSGPDTLGRWGEDRTIDRLVRAYRQFRPDIVIPTFLDVPGQHGHHRAMTEAAERALALAADPAYVTEGLTPWRVAKYYLPAWSGGGDTYDDELPPPPATTTITANGPDAATGMSFDRLGEVSRAYHASQNMGFWRHPPHTSWQLHFVGGTAETSIFDQLPTRLTDIGDTPDLAEADAAIEAAVAAFPDADKLTTALLTARRAILAATPGIAPEHAHRLTRKLREIDAALALAAGIDISAALSAASLILGASIDLIIEADPGRASALTITPRAHPAITAPAAASLDTGRTELTISASPEAPIGNPFHPDWHSLGGNGLLSLEVTAIVAGETISFALDTEEPLVIDPAHAVSISPDALIIPTGTTAPQTIAIKGASPRSLALPALPGLAIGTTDAGLTLTPSADLAPGRHSLPISVNGQPAYAVTPIAYPHIGQTRFVRPQTLDILALDLFLPQTRIGYIGGGADNVGLWLERLGADVTPLDADALSGYLTRYDTIVVGLFAFGTRPDLAAAIAKIHDFVRAGGHLVTLYHRPGDNWRPDVTPPLPLTIGSPSLRWRVTNPAAPVTLLDATHPLFTGPNRITTADFDGWDKERGLYFTSSWDSAYTPLLSMSDAGESPLTGSLLSAKNGEGRHTHTSLVLHHQMDKLVPGAFRLMANLLQAA; the protein is encoded by the coding sequence ATGCTGCCAGATCGTGATCGCCTGCGCCGCCGCGCCACCCAGCCCCGCTCCGTGGCACTACACCGCGCATTGGGGCGCCTGCGTTCCACCGTCACCGTCATGAACACCGGCGCGCATCCCGATGACGAGCACAATGACATGCTCGCGACCCTCCGCCACCAGCATGGTGCCCGCATCATTGTGGCCTGCTCCACCCGCGGCGAAGGCGGCCAGAACACGCTCGGCCCGGAACGCCTCGGGCCACTCGGCGTCCTGCGCAGCCGCGAGATGGAAAAGGCCGCCCGTGTCATCGACGCCGACATCGCCTGGCTCGGCCACGGACCCGACGATCCCGTCCACGATTTCGGCTTCTCCAAATCCGGCCCCGACACCCTCGGCCGCTGGGGCGAGGACCGCACCATTGATCGCCTCGTCCGCGCCTATCGCCAGTTCCGCCCCGACATCGTCATCCCCACCTTCCTCGACGTGCCCGGCCAGCATGGCCACCACCGCGCCATGACTGAAGCGGCCGAACGCGCCCTCGCGCTCGCCGCCGACCCCGCCTATGTCACCGAAGGCCTCACCCCCTGGCGCGTCGCCAAATATTACCTCCCTGCCTGGTCCGGCGGCGGCGACACCTATGATGACGAGCTTCCCCCGCCCCCGGCCACCACCACTATCACCGCCAACGGCCCCGACGCCGCCACCGGCATGAGCTTTGACCGCCTCGGCGAAGTGTCCCGCGCCTATCACGCCAGCCAGAACATGGGCTTCTGGCGCCACCCGCCCCACACCAGCTGGCAGCTCCATTTTGTCGGCGGCACCGCCGAAACCAGCATCTTCGACCAACTCCCCACCCGCCTCACCGATATCGGCGACACTCCCGACCTGGCCGAGGCCGACGCGGCCATCGAAGCCGCCGTCGCCGCCTTCCCCGATGCGGACAAGCTGACTACGGCTCTCCTCACCGCCCGCCGCGCCATCCTCGCTGCCACTCCCGGCATCGCCCCCGAACACGCCCACCGCCTCACGCGAAAACTGCGCGAGATCGACGCCGCCCTGGCCCTCGCCGCCGGCATCGATATCTCAGCCGCGCTTTCCGCCGCGAGCCTCATCCTCGGCGCCTCCATCGACCTCATCATCGAAGCCGATCCCGGCCGCGCCAGCGCCCTCACCATCACCCCGCGCGCCCACCCCGCCATAACCGCCCCCGCCGCAGCCTCCCTCGACACCGGCCGCACCGAGCTCACCATCTCTGCCAGCCCGGAGGCCCCAATCGGCAATCCCTTCCACCCCGACTGGCACAGCCTCGGCGGCAATGGCCTGCTCTCTCTCGAGGTGACCGCCATCGTAGCCGGCGAAACCATTAGCTTCGCCCTCGACACCGAAGAGCCCCTCGTCATCGACCCGGCCCACGCCGTTTCGATCTCCCCGGATGCCCTCATCATCCCCACCGGCACCACCGCCCCGCAGACCATCGCCATCAAGGGCGCGTCTCCCCGGTCGCTGGCCCTCCCCGCTCTGCCCGGCCTCGCCATCGGCACAACCGACGCCGGCCTCACGCTCACCCCGTCAGCAGATCTCGCGCCCGGCCGCCACAGCCTCCCCATCAGCGTCAATGGCCAGCCCGCCTACGCGGTCACGCCAATCGCCTATCCCCATATCGGCCAGACCCGTTTCGTGCGCCCGCAAACCCTCGACATCCTCGCCCTCGATCTTTTCCTGCCACAGACTCGCATCGGCTATATCGGCGGCGGTGCCGATAATGTCGGCCTCTGGCTCGAGCGTCTCGGCGCTGACGTCACCCCGCTCGACGCCGATGCCCTCTCGGGCTATCTCACCCGATACGATACAATAGTCGTCGGCCTCTTCGCCTTCGGCACCCGTCCCGATCTCGCCGCGGCCATCGCAAAGATCCACGATTTCGTCCGCGCCGGCGGCCACCTCGTCACGCTTTACCACCGCCCCGGCGACAACTGGCGCCCGGACGTGACGCCGCCCCTGCCCCTCACCATCGGCAGCCCATCGCTCCGCTGGCGCGTCACCAATCCGGCCGCCCCCGTCACCCTGCTTGACGCCACCCACCCGCTCTTCACCGGCCCCAATCGCATCACCACCGCCGATTTCGACGGCTGGGACAAG
- a CDS encoding ROK family protein: MSGRTKSELRQRVAIGSNPERNRAHNRRVVLEVIRMHEHLGRTEIARRAQLTPQAVANIVEELLEEGLLIELGRLRSGRGQPPIQFAVNPDGPLTAGVEIAADHMVTALLDLSGGIRGQSIIPLPDAGPDVVPGLVAKEVARLEASLGADHNKLLGLGVVMPGPFEVEGMSSVGPATLPGWTGTDPVALFAKATGQHVVVENDATAAVVGERLYGAGRQLGSFCYLYFGVGLGLGVIQDGRPLRGAFGNAGEIGHVGLVPRNGATRYGPAGALERFVSVFALRERLAMAGIYAANVEDIQRLHDEGDKTLLDWIAMAADYLAPTVAMLENIFDPETVIFGGGLPDSVLEAVIAALDPLPVSVATRQKRTMPRVIRGQTGRLTAALGAAALPLLDTVSPHLSTAGPAT, from the coding sequence TTGAGCGGACGCACGAAATCGGAACTGCGCCAGCGCGTGGCTATCGGGTCGAACCCCGAGCGGAACCGCGCGCATAATCGCCGCGTCGTCCTCGAAGTCATCCGTATGCACGAGCATCTGGGGCGTACGGAGATTGCCCGGCGGGCCCAGCTCACCCCGCAGGCCGTTGCCAATATTGTCGAGGAACTGCTTGAAGAGGGCCTGCTCATCGAGCTTGGGCGCCTGCGCTCCGGTCGCGGCCAGCCGCCGATCCAGTTCGCCGTCAATCCCGATGGCCCGCTGACCGCCGGCGTCGAAATCGCCGCCGACCACATGGTCACCGCCCTCCTCGACCTCTCGGGCGGCATTCGCGGCCAGTCCATCATTCCCCTTCCCGACGCCGGGCCGGACGTCGTTCCCGGCCTCGTCGCCAAGGAGGTCGCCCGCCTCGAGGCCTCGCTCGGCGCCGACCACAACAAGCTCCTCGGCCTCGGCGTCGTCATGCCCGGCCCGTTTGAAGTTGAGGGCATGAGCTCGGTCGGCCCGGCCACCCTCCCCGGCTGGACCGGCACCGATCCCGTCGCGCTCTTTGCAAAAGCCACCGGCCAGCATGTCGTGGTCGAGAACGACGCCACCGCCGCTGTCGTGGGCGAACGCCTATATGGCGCCGGCCGCCAGCTGGGCTCCTTCTGCTACCTCTATTTCGGGGTCGGTCTCGGCCTCGGTGTCATCCAGGACGGCCGTCCCCTGCGCGGCGCCTTCGGCAATGCCGGTGAAATCGGCCATGTCGGCCTCGTGCCGCGCAATGGCGCCACCCGCTATGGCCCGGCGGGCGCGCTCGAACGGTTCGTTTCCGTCTTCGCCCTGCGCGAACGCCTTGCCATGGCGGGCATCTACGCGGCCAATGTCGAGGACATCCAGCGCCTCCACGACGAGGGCGACAAGACCCTCCTCGACTGGATCGCCATGGCTGCCGACTATCTCGCGCCCACGGTCGCCATGCTGGAAAATATCTTCGACCCCGAAACCGTCATTTTTGGCGGCGGCCTCCCCGATTCCGTGCTCGAAGCGGTCATCGCGGCGCTTGATCCCCTGCCGGTCTCCGTCGCCACCCGCCAGAAGCGCACCATGCCCCGCGTCATTCGCGGCCAGACCGGCCGCCTCACCGCTGCCCTCGGCGCGGCCGCCCTGCCGCTGCTCGACACTGTTTCGCCGCACCTCAGCACTGCCGGCCCCGCCACCTGA